From the genome of Actinomycetota bacterium, one region includes:
- the rpsG gene encoding 30S ribosomal protein S7, translating to MPRRGPVPKKEVQPDHVHNDELVTRLINQVLRKGKKSLAESIVYDAFDIIKEKSGSSPLTILKKAVDSARPLLEVRPRRVGGATYQVPVEVPVRRGTTLALRWIVGFAQLRKGKPMCERLAAELMEAAKGTGSAIKKREDLHKMAEANKAFAHYRW from the coding sequence ATGCCAAGAAGAGGACCGGTTCCGAAGAAGGAAGTACAACCAGATCATGTTCATAACGATGAATTGGTAACCAGGCTCATAAACCAGGTTCTGAGGAAAGGGAAGAAGAGTCTTGCAGAGTCCATTGTCTATGACGCTTTTGATATAATTAAAGAAAAGAGTGGTAGTAGCCCATTGACCATACTAAAAAAAGCGGTCGATAGTGCTAGACCCCTTTTGGAAGTGAGGCCACGCAGAGTGGGTGGTGCCACCTATCAAGTTCCAGTAGAGGTTCCAGTAAGACGAGGAACTACTTTGGCATTGAGATGGATTGTGGGTTTTGCCCAACTTCGGAAAGGCAAGCCAATGTGTGAACGGTTGGCGGCTGAACTCATGGAGGCAGCTAAGGGGACTGGTTCGGCAATAAAGAAGAGGGAAGACTTGCACAAGATGGCGGAGGCCAACAAGGCTTTTGCTCATTATCGCTGGTAA
- the rpsL gene encoding 30S ribosomal protein S12: MPTINQLIRKGRGRTKKKTTTPALMGSPQRRGVCTRVYTTTPKKPNSALRKVARVRLTSGVEVTSYVPGIGHNLQEHSIVLIRGGRVKDLPGIRYKIVRGALDTAGVEDRRKARSKYGAKAPK; this comes from the coding sequence ATGCCAACCATTAATCAGCTCATTAGAAAAGGAAGAGGGAGGACAAAGAAAAAAACCACTACACCTGCTTTGATGGGTTCCCCTCAAAGGAGGGGGGTCTGTACCAGGGTTTATACTACCACTCCAAAGAAGCCAAACTCGGCCTTAAGGAAAGTAGCCAGAGTGAGATTGACTTCAGGTGTGGAGGTAACTTCTTATGTGCCTGGTATAGGACATAATTTGCAGGAGCATTCCATTGTTCTCATTCGCGGGGGAAGGGTAAAAGATTTACCGGGAATACGCTATAAGATAGTAAGGGGAGCTCTTGATACCGCGGGAGTCGAGGACAGGAGAAAAGCTCGATCCAAATATGGAGCTAAAGCACCCAAATAA
- a CDS encoding DNA-directed RNA polymerase subunit beta' → MLEVNDFDALKIGLASPEQIRSWSNGEVKKPETINYRTLKPEKDGLFCEKIFGPTRDWECYCGKYKRIRFKGIICERCGVEVTRAKVRRERMGHIELAAPVSHIWYVKGVPSRMGYLLDISPKDLEKVLYFASHIITYIDEKLKSKDLPILKEELEKEIEELKHELDKEIKRLEAGKERKIKILKGEIEPEEGEVVEVSANPSLEVEIRKLKSQTEHEIKELQNEVAQKIQWLNHVSETFENLECKQLISDEQLFRDLRARYGEYFHGGMGAEAIKELLANLDLDQEAKLLRKTIKKSRGQKRNRAIKRLKVVAAFKNSGNKPAWMILEAIPVIPPDLRPMVQLDGGRFATSDLNDLYRRVINRNNRLKRLLDLGAPEIIVNNEKRMLQEAVDALFDNGRRGRPVTGPGNRPLKSLSDMLKGKQGRFRQNLLGKRVDYSGRSVIVIGPELKIHQCGLPKVMALELFKPFVIKRLVDLGHAQNIKSAKRMVERAKSMVWDVLEEVIGDHPVLLNRAPTLHRLGIQAFEPILIEGKAIQIHPLVCTAFNADFDGDQMAVHLPLSAEAQAEARILMLSTNNILSPAHGRPLATPTQDMVLGCYYLTAEEDGCKGEGKIFNGTEEAIFAYEHGVVDIHAKVKLHMNGQLIDTTVGRIIFNDALPDDYPFVNCEIGKKELADIVERCCEIYDTVRTAEILDSIKALGFYHATRAGVTIGIDDIQVPEEKRKILDAPEEAVEKIERQYRRGLITKDERHQRIVDIWTKATDDVTEAMEKNFSKFNPIYMMATSGARGNIKQIRQLAGMRGLVANPRGDIIDRPIKTNFREGLTVLEYFISTHGARKGLADTALRTADSGYLTRRLVDVAQEIIVREGDCKTKEGIPVSVLNEEGELNHSLVGRVALESITDPVGKEVIVEANQEIKESDVQKFIDAGIQSVMTRSVMTCRSKYGVCRLCYGWSLAHRKMVDIGEAVGIIAAQSIGEPGTQLTMRTFHTGGVAGEDITHGLPRVVELFEARKPKGQAQIAEVSGIIEIKETGKHRKIIIHTKDGKEKIYQVSRRARLKVANGDKIRAGDQLTEGSLNPHDILRVKGIQAAQLYLVQEIQEVYKSQGVEINDKHIELIVRQMLRRVTVIDPGDTELLPGQLVDRHIFEEENERVFAEGGKPATAKQVLLGITKASLATDSFLSAASFQETTRVLTDAAITGKVDPLLGLKENVIIGKLIPAATGMNRYRGISICFPEELQEEVFGVSDLAESSEQEVEEPVDNPEEQ, encoded by the coding sequence TCCTGGTCCAATGGAGAGGTCAAAAAACCGGAGACCATAAATTATAGGACGCTGAAACCGGAGAAGGACGGACTCTTCTGCGAAAAGATCTTTGGCCCCACCCGAGATTGGGAATGTTATTGCGGCAAATACAAGAGGATCCGCTTCAAGGGGATTATTTGCGAACGTTGCGGTGTTGAGGTCACCAGAGCCAAAGTGAGAAGGGAGCGCATGGGGCACATCGAACTCGCCGCTCCGGTCTCCCACATCTGGTACGTTAAAGGCGTTCCCTCTCGCATGGGATATCTACTGGATATCAGTCCCAAGGATCTAGAGAAGGTGCTCTATTTCGCCTCTCACATCATTACCTATATCGATGAGAAGCTTAAGAGTAAGGATTTACCGATATTAAAAGAGGAGCTTGAAAAGGAGATAGAGGAACTTAAGCATGAACTGGATAAGGAAATCAAGCGATTGGAAGCTGGAAAGGAAAGGAAGATAAAGATCCTAAAAGGAGAAATAGAGCCGGAGGAAGGGGAAGTCGTTGAGGTCAGCGCCAATCCTTCTCTCGAGGTTGAGATCAGGAAGCTCAAAAGCCAAACTGAGCATGAAATCAAGGAGCTTCAAAATGAAGTGGCACAGAAAATTCAATGGTTAAATCATGTCTCTGAAACCTTTGAGAATCTGGAATGCAAGCAACTGATCTCCGATGAACAGCTCTTCAGAGATTTGAGGGCTCGGTATGGAGAATACTTCCATGGAGGTATGGGAGCGGAAGCCATCAAAGAACTTTTAGCGAATTTGGATTTAGACCAGGAAGCCAAGCTGCTCAGGAAGACTATAAAGAAATCCCGTGGACAGAAAAGAAATCGTGCCATAAAGCGGTTGAAGGTGGTAGCTGCCTTCAAAAATTCAGGGAATAAACCCGCGTGGATGATTCTGGAAGCCATCCCGGTCATTCCTCCAGACCTTCGACCTATGGTTCAGCTTGATGGTGGAAGATTTGCCACCTCCGATCTGAATGACCTTTATCGAAGGGTTATAAACCGCAATAACAGACTGAAGCGCTTGCTTGATCTCGGAGCACCTGAGATCATAGTCAACAATGAAAAGCGGATGTTACAAGAAGCTGTGGATGCCCTGTTCGACAATGGCAGAAGAGGTCGTCCGGTTACTGGTCCCGGGAATAGACCCCTGAAGTCCTTGAGCGATATGCTCAAGGGGAAGCAGGGAAGATTCCGTCAAAATCTCTTGGGTAAGAGGGTGGACTACTCCGGGAGATCGGTTATAGTCATTGGCCCCGAATTGAAGATTCATCAATGTGGACTTCCTAAGGTAATGGCCTTAGAGTTGTTCAAACCCTTTGTTATCAAGAGATTGGTGGATTTGGGTCACGCTCAGAATATCAAGAGCGCCAAGCGTATGGTGGAAAGGGCCAAATCCATGGTCTGGGATGTATTGGAAGAGGTAATAGGGGACCATCCCGTGCTTCTTAATCGAGCTCCAACGCTTCATAGATTGGGTATACAAGCCTTTGAACCCATTCTCATTGAAGGCAAGGCCATTCAAATCCACCCGCTCGTGTGTACGGCTTTCAACGCAGACTTCGATGGCGATCAGATGGCGGTGCACCTACCGTTATCTGCGGAAGCCCAGGCCGAAGCGAGAATCCTGATGCTTTCCACAAATAATATCCTTTCTCCGGCTCATGGTAGACCTCTAGCTACTCCAACTCAGGATATGGTCCTCGGTTGTTACTACCTCACTGCCGAGGAAGATGGCTGTAAGGGTGAGGGCAAGATATTCAATGGCACTGAAGAGGCTATCTTTGCTTACGAACATGGTGTTGTAGATATCCATGCCAAGGTTAAGCTTCATATGAATGGTCAACTCATCGATACCACGGTGGGGAGAATCATTTTTAATGATGCTCTTCCCGATGATTATCCCTTTGTAAATTGTGAGATTGGCAAGAAAGAGTTGGCCGATATAGTCGAGAGATGCTGCGAGATATACGATACGGTGAGGACGGCTGAAATCCTGGACAGCATCAAGGCTTTGGGATTCTACCATGCCACAAGGGCTGGAGTCACCATCGGTATCGACGACATTCAGGTTCCCGAAGAAAAGCGGAAAATCTTGGATGCTCCCGAGGAAGCGGTGGAGAAAATCGAAAGACAATATAGGAGAGGGCTCATCACCAAGGATGAACGCCACCAGAGGATAGTCGATATTTGGACCAAGGCTACGGATGACGTCACCGAAGCCATGGAGAAGAACTTCAGCAAGTTCAATCCCATTTATATGATGGCAACTTCCGGAGCTCGAGGGAATATAAAACAAATAAGGCAGCTGGCTGGAATGCGAGGTCTGGTTGCCAATCCCAGAGGAGATATCATCGACAGACCCATTAAGACCAATTTCCGTGAGGGTCTAACGGTATTAGAGTACTTCATCTCCACCCATGGTGCTCGAAAGGGATTGGCCGATACTGCCTTAAGAACCGCAGACTCTGGATATCTCACCCGCAGGTTGGTGGATGTTGCCCAGGAGATCATAGTAAGAGAAGGGGACTGCAAGACTAAGGAAGGAATCCCGGTGAGCGTCCTCAATGAGGAGGGAGAACTCAACCACAGCCTTGTGGGAAGAGTGGCTCTCGAATCAATAACCGATCCCGTGGGCAAAGAAGTTATCGTTGAAGCCAATCAGGAGATTAAGGAATCGGATGTTCAAAAATTCATAGATGCTGGTATCCAGAGCGTCATGACCAGATCGGTGATGACTTGCAGATCGAAATATGGAGTCTGTCGTCTCTGTTATGGATGGAGCTTAGCCCATCGGAAGATGGTTGATATCGGGGAAGCTGTAGGGATAATTGCCGCTCAGTCCATTGGCGAGCCCGGAACCCAGCTCACCATGCGTACCTTCCATACCGGTGGTGTAGCCGGAGAGGATATTACCCATGGTCTCCCACGTGTCGTTGAGCTCTTTGAAGCCCGAAAACCTAAAGGACAAGCACAGATCGCTGAGGTAAGTGGGATAATCGAGATTAAAGAAACTGGTAAGCATAGGAAGATAATCATACACACTAAAGATGGTAAGGAAAAGATCTACCAAGTTTCGAGGAGAGCACGTCTTAAGGTTGCCAATGGCGATAAGATAAGGGCCGGAGATCAATTAACGGAGGGCTCCCTCAATCCTCACGACATTTTGAGAGTAAAGGGAATTCAGGCCGCCCAACTTTACCTGGTGCAGGAGATTCAAGAGGTTTACAAATCGCAGGGTGTGGAGATCAATGATAAGCACATCGAACTCATTGTCCGTCAAATGCTTCGACGGGTCACAGTGATAGATCCAGGAGATACCGAGCTCCTTCCAGGTCAATTGGTTGATCGTCATATCTTTGAGGAAGAGAATGAAAGGGTATTCGCTGAAGGCGGAAAACCCGCCACGGCTAAACAGGTACTTTTGGGGATAACCAAGGCATCTCTGGCCACCGATAGTTTCCTCTCCGCGGCATCCTTCCAGGAGACGACAAGGGTACTCACCGACGCGGCAATTACTGGGAAGGTGGATCCACTCCTTGGTCTCAAGGAAAATGTGATCATCGGCAAGCTCATCCCGGCTGCTACTGGCATGAATCGATACCGCGGCATAAGCATTTGTTTCCCTGAAGAGTTGCAGGAAGAAGTCTTTGGTGTAAGCGATTTGGCTGAATCGTCCGAGCAAGAAGTGGAAGAACCCGTTGACAATCCCGAGGAACAATGA